The Elaeis guineensis isolate ETL-2024a chromosome 3, EG11, whole genome shotgun sequence region ttatatattacattatattatattatgatagattatcttataataatatattaattttagtaacataataatatattatattaaaaaataatataatttattatattataatattatataataataaaatattatattatcataatcatatattatattataatattataacaacATAATATATTGTTATAAAATATATCGTATTAATAGTTTAATACTATCAAtacgatataatataatatatcatataaaatatattatattataatataaatataaaatataaataatatattttattttattataatattatgtattgtaatatactatattatatcatataaaatatattataatatattatatgatattatcatatattatattgcaataataggttatcttataataatagattaattataataaaataataatatattatattagaatAATAGTATagtgtattatattatataatagtattatattatattatattatcataataatataatatattataatattataataacataatagtattataaaaatatattatatccatataataacatattattatgtgataatatattatattatattatatatcattattatattattatcatatgatgatattattattatatgattaaaaatattttagaaataaaataaaaaatttatttccttACTGATGGAAAAATGACTCATCCACCTCCTAGGTGGATAAGACTTTACTTTCAATTGTACATAAATATTATCTATGAAAGAATAACTTACTCATCTAAGAAATATGAGAATAtggataaattgatcaataaaaaatttgatcaatttttttgaatatttatcCATCAAAAAATGAATTCTATATGATCAGCACAGGCATCCATGGACTGCACTGGTCCTAGCAAATTGAGAGCCCGTTTTGAGTTTGGGTCAACTTAGGCCAGATAAGATACATCCTGTGaaaccaaaaagaaaaggaaaggaagagaaaaaggagggaaAGGAAGGGGAACAATATTCTTATTTGGATagcttttataaaaaataaaaaaagaaaaaaaaaaagaggatagatattttaaatcaaaaaaattattatatcctaATTTTATTTGAAGATCTGTggatatttttattctttatatgTCACATGTCTCTTTCCCTCTCAATTCTCTCAAATTGAGGAAATTAGGAAACTaatttaatagaaaaaaaaagagagagagagagagatatctatccctttcttttttttttcttaaaaattaatatccaaataaaaaaaaatccctcctttttctttcccTCTGAATTTTTCAATCCAAACAAAGCGTAGAGCTTGTTCCCTGCATAGGGTTTATATATGCATTGTTTGGCCTTCTTTAGCTTGGACCACGTGGGTCTGGATTTTTCGCTCCCTAGAAACCCAAAAATGTAAGGGGATCAAGATTCCTTGTCAAGCTCATTCGGTTCTAAAAGATCGTCAGCTACATATGTTTAACTTTCACTTTCACAGCATCATGCATGGCACATTCCAAGTTCAACAGTAATTACCTCGTGGTGCTATCCTTCAACTGGTGCGCGAGTGAGCCCAGCCTCCGGAAGTCTTGGGGACACTTTTCGCTGGATGAAGAAAATATAGCACGTCACGTTAAAGTATTTTTTATGGTAAGCTCTCAATTAATAGTCCTAGACAAAATGAAACCCACAGAGCCTGCTCAATGTTGGCCACCAATCTGGATGAGTCACAGAAAAACAAAGTAACAACTTCTTCCACGAAATTTGGGCTCGCTTCATCTTCCAACTCTTCTAGTTCATAAAATTGTTCATCAAGGTATCCCTGCAACAAACCCTCAGATCAATATCTTAACTAACCTTTTATACAATTACATCTCTCCGTCGATATCAACTCTTACTATGTTTCTACTTTGTACATCACTATGCTGGATGATTGGATGTTACCGATGACTGCAAATGAAAGTTAGACATTCTCATCGGTTTCTTGtatcaatttctaatttagtgacctCCACTTTCTTTAGAAAGAAAAAACTGAAAAACagcaaagagaaaaaaagaagattcaCGCTTTAAAACTATATTTACTTTGAATACATCTGCCCCGTATATTTATTTTATGAAGTAAAGTTTCACAAATTACTGTATTTACGGAACTTCCAGAGATTCAATCTGTAGATGCACAAACACATTTACTCATGGCTATCAAAATTTGAGACGATTGCCGGGAAAGGAGAAAACAAGCTTGTTGGTCCCCAAATGAAACGTAGTGTATCACTATACACTTTACAAGGCTTGACTAAGCTGCAGTTATCACGCCCTACAAGAAGACAAGTGCCAAACCGTGTAATTTGGAGTCACAATCCTTGAAGTCATGCCAGCATTGCCCAAAAATGAAAAACtaaatatttagattaaaaaaatgggAAAATGAAAGACTTATTCATGCAGACCGAATATTTACGTGAAGCCCATTTCAGGCAACAATCAAAATAGGATGGTACAAAACTGCTAACCGCCATTCTACTTTAGCCAGAACTATAGTTCAGATTTCTGAATTATATGTTGCCAATCATTTGTTCTTCATGTGACAACCTATTTGGATGGTGATAAAATCAGTGGCCACTATGGTGTATTTCAGGGAAACTAGTGTAAAACAAGAATGAAAGATGTGAAAGCTCATCTCGGATCTAGAAACGCCACTCCCTGAACTTCACTGAGTTGTAACCACTCTAATAACAAGAAATGCTCAATTGTGAGAAGGGAGCAGAAGAAGAAGTACCTGATCGACGAGGCTCTTCTTCCCGTAGGCAACCTGGCGCTGCAAGCTAGAGTGCTCCATCTTGCTAAGAAAGAGAAGTACGGAATGAATATGTATCCAAAAACAAGAGCTGATGAGTGATCAGAGCCCACGAGGGtatatatatagaaaaaaaaaaatactagctTTTGGGTCTCCAACAATGTGAAATCTTGTAAAGAAGCTGGCAAGCGCGGGCACATACCGCACGTGTGTCAGGTGGGGTCCCTATCCAGACAGGCTTCTTCATTTCCAAACATAGACCCAAAGCAAAAGAGGTTCTTGGTTCACATATTGGGCCGCCCAGGCTTGGCATAAATCCAGTTCGGTTCCAGAGCCACCAGAGCCGTAAGGGGTCCACAACCAGAGTTCAAGCCACCTTTATTTTCTAGTAATTTATCATTTACATGAAAATAAAGCCATAGGCAGGTTCCACCCAAATGTTTAAGCCATGAAGACAGGAAAGGATACAAAGCATGCATCAGCAAGAAGCGGGCTAAACAACCATTTTCCTTGCTCAAGATAGGCGGTACAAGAGGATTCAGTTGATTTGTAAACGCTGGTGCTGCTCTACGCAAGCAAAAAGTTTGTTTCGGAGATTCCAATGGTTCTTCCCCAATGACATCTGCCATTGACATTTTCATCAGCTCTGAAGTAAAATAAGAACAATCGCGCTCTTTTATTCTACTGTCATATTAACACTTTTTAACTTCATCATCAACTTACACGAGTTAATGATTTCGTCGAAGACATAAACTCCAATTGACACAAGTGTTATGATGGAGGATAAGGTTTATTCATTCATCTATTTATTTCACAAGGCTGGAAAATAACTTTATTAGATATAAAAGTTTATTCATGACATCCAGCCACAAATAGATAACGTGACACcagtcaattaaaaaaaaaaaatacaaatataaaTAAGTCAGCAATTACATACCGGACATTGCCGACGAGTACTTGGCTTGATTCCTTCTTTATATTGATGCCTCCATCCACAGACACGTGTCAGTAATTAATTCTCCTCTCTATCCCACTTTTTCAAAACAAACCAACCTTCACTTCTATCAGCATCCATCAGAGGGTAATGGAAACCCACATCGAGGCCTTAATCAGAGAGAAGCCCTGCAAAAACAGAGAACTGCTTCACATAAAAATATAGACAATTTATTGCCACATCGTTCAAGCCAAGATATTGTACCACCGCCCAGGTTGTGAGACAGGTGCATAGAATTTAAACGGGAAAAAACAAAAGGACAGATCACATCAAATAAATCCTAATCATGCTGGAGAAATTGGTACAAGACGATATCCTTTTTAATTCCTTGGCTCGATTCCCATATCCAAATATGTACAACCATTGATGCTTATAAAACTTTTAAAACCATTGATGCTTATAAAACTTTTAGGTGATGCAGAAAAGTAGGATAATAGCAAGGACAATTCATAGCATGGTCAATGATGGCCCCTTTTTACACCATAGAATGTTCCCATGACAAGGTAATAGTTTGGAAAGACTAATCAAAATGTACAAATGGCCAGACAATTACTTACGTACCACACAAAACATAGACACCATGATAAATGACCACGGGGAACCTCCCAGTTCTAGGCCACACAACGCCCATTACAACATGCCTAAGCTGGCCtcctcagagaaggattttctgaAATAGCAGTAACAGCAGGTAACCATTTTCTGTTATGCATTGTAACTTCTCAAAGACCGAGATTCATTGGGTAATTCTAAATGCTGCAAAGCTTTTGATCTCGTTTCAAGGCAAGTTGCCACACCTCTGCACCCAATCAGCATTAGCTTGAAGATTCAGTGAGAAGTAACATGAGTTGGTTTTCTTCTTGTATTTCAGCCGTAGTCTTCCTTCACATTCcctcatttttctctcttttatttcTGTTCTCTCCATACAAAAATCTGATTAATAAATTTGGTGGGTTTCAACCCTCATTTAACCCTTCCAGCTCTGAGTCAAGCTCATTACACAATTCAACTAACATTTTCCAGTGACCGCTGCTTTTCTCCACGTGCATAAAACCTGCATTTTATTGGCCAAGAAAGTAAGGCGCCACTCCTTGTTTTACAACCTTGGAGACAGAACAAATGCCAAGCAAATGATCAGAAACCAAGAGCCAATAAACGATGATGCAGAAAAAATCAGCGATCAAGAACTAGTCCTTATCATGTCTCTGTATCAACTCTAAgcatcaaaaaaaagagagagaatgagaaTAGACATAGGAGATGCTCTCTTTATTCTGTGTCCATAAACAAGGAGAATGAAGAGATATTTCCAGTAGCTCCCTCCAATGGTTTCCAGCTTCGATTTCTTTCTAGCACTTGGTCCCAACCATTCCTTTGTTAAATGGGGCAACAGCTGTGGGATACACTGCATAATTGGTCTGACGATCATGATTCTTGCTCTCCATCATTTGTGCAATGTCGATAAGAGAATCTTAACCTGGATGATATACCCACATGGCAAATTTGAGTTGGAAAATGATGGAAAAAGTGAAATTCTCAGGTTGGTTATTCATGATGGCGAGGTGGACTCCAGAAGCATTGGTTCTGAAACACTCTCGTGCTCCTACCACCAACAACAGCTATCATGGAATACATTCCTAACATGCACAGGAAAAATCAGTCACATCAAACAAATCAGTATGACACAGAACAATGACAGGTATACACAGATTAAAATGATTACTGGTATGAATAACACGGAAAGAATGGTAGAAACATCAAGGCATACCACGCAAAGCATAAATGGAACCTTCCTAAAGTAAATGAAAAGGGATATCTCAAAGATAATCAAATCCAAATTTTGACATTGGGAAGACTTTATGTTGGGAGAACACATTCCCCATATACATGACACTGTTTAGGTACAGCAGCTCTGATGTGCATGACGCATAGTTCTGGTGGTTCCACAAGCATCATACTTAACTTCCTGTATATTGATGGGCATAAGATATTTTATTTGATTGAATAAACTGAAACAATCCCACCGAGCTCATATTTTCATTGTAACTAActaagaaaaatttcaaaaaaatcgggACATTACTCCAAcaaaaggggaaaaaaaggaaTGTTGAAATTTGAGTaactttcttccaaaaaaaaaaaaaaaacatacataACTATAAAATGAAATGACAAAATTTGGATTGGTTTGAGAAGCAGATTAGTTTATTATGTTCAACAAGATCATTTCATCAATGCAAAAGGTACAGAAAGACTTTAATATCTTTGACAGACAATGGTTAACCATGACAAAAAAGTTAACAATTAAGCCATACAATTATCAGGGTTGACCAGCCAACAGAAGATAGAAGTGTTAAACTTGCAACCACCCACAGATTAGAGTATCAAAACAAAATAAACTGATGAGTAGGACCTTCAAAATGAAAAGTACAATCAGACTATTAATTTAAAACATCAAGTTTTGCATATGTCAATAAATAGGTGGAAGCTTGGCAAACTTGAGAGATATTACAGGTCTCTTTTGctttttcaggaaaaatatgTATCTTAATATCAGCTTCACAAACCATTTGCCCTGGACTTTTAGAGAAGATTATCCTTACAAAACTGATGATTGATAAGCTTTATCATAAGTGACCCCCAAGCATATACCAGATAAAGTTTAAAATATCAAACTGCTCACCATGCTATCATAAGATAATAGTGAAAATGACACAATTTTGCATCAGTGTCACCATGAGACTATTTTATGATAGCAATGTATAAATTTTAGACTATGATCATGCTTCAATCTCCTCTCTTTTGCTCATTTTTTTATTGTTGACCTAAGATGGAAGGGGCAGGTTCTTTTTTTCTGCTGTGGTGATTTTCTATAAGAACTTATTacattttttaaagaaaagactGAAACAGAACCTGCCAATTAAGCTCTTTGCCAATAGACACTTGAAAACAAGATATATCACATGGCTTAGATGGGTTCCCAAAGGAAGACATAGACATACTTCTGACTAGGATATATCTTATATAGAATGAAATTTAGACCTTCAGGATCAAGTCAAGGTCCAATTTCTAGACCCACTTTAGTATAACATGATAAGATCCAAGTACTGGatcatttttatatatgatctGGCATTTGTAAACATCCCAGTATATCAGTCAATTACTTCTCATGACATCCTCATAATCATCCTTGTTATTGCACGATATACCAAAAGAAATTGGGATCATCCAAAAGTCAACTTTAGGATTTACCATCTTACCTCATTTTGGAGGAATCTATACAGGACATAGATTCTGCTCATCGCCATGCACTAGATCATTATTGGGAACAAATCTGGTGAGAGCTCTCCTATATCCACTTGGGGAGGTCTGTCCAAGAAAACTGCACAAATTTGATCTGAAAGCATTTTGTATGAAAGACAATATACGAATACATCCACCTAATAAAATACTGCCGCATTTATCCAAATTGCCATAGTTTAATATATCCTGTTCGAACTGTATAATGCTGATGGAGAAAAAACATGAAGATGAAAATGTGCTTACAGAGATTGTGTTCCAATTTGGCTAGCATATAATCCACGCCCTCAATGTGAATACATTTTTTCATGTTAAAACTCACCTACTTCCCTCTATCTAAACCCTTTCCAACACTGTCGTGTTCTTCCCTAATTGCTTGAAGATTAAAGTTTGCAATGACTACTTGCTGGTTGACCTATGGGTCTCATTGAAGCCTCTTGTTTAAGTTGCCTCTGTTAAGAATACCCAACCACTCTATATAGGGTTAGCACAACATCTAGGAGTAGGCAAAACAGCATTGCCAAACTTCTGTAGATCACCAAAACCGCAATGATGAGATCAGGTTGGCTAGTGTTGCAGTACTTCTAGTTAGACAAAGGCAATGTGGTGcttcttttctttaattttctcttCTTTCCATTTTGGGGAACAAAGGAGCATAGCTTATAATCTACGTACTTGACTATATGCTTTACCAATAAGAATAAGGTGCACATACCAGTGGTAATAGGCACCTACATGCTACAAAGAAAACCTTATGCTGCATAGCAAAGATTATTCAACCATCTCACATGAGTCACAGGAGAAAGGAAACTGCATGCATCAAAAGCAGAAGAAAGGTAGGTTTTCACAGATGGTCATGTTGAATGTACATTTCAAGTGGGCTGGACATAGCTGTTCTTAATAATACCATATTGTCATGAAAAAGCTTTCAAGTGGcttcctttctttattttcttttttcatctTCTTTCCCCATGTAGATGAGTTTCAAAGTTCCAGCCCTGCCGCGATCCCATTTTTCCACCAGAACAAAATAGGACGGCTGGGACACTCCCCCTTCCTGCCAAGAGTTAAAAACTTGATTGAATGTAATGATTAAAtttcaaatgacttacccaaagtTCGATAAGgttttttaaaacaaaaaatcCATATTTTAATGGAACCCCACTTGAGTCactttctttttttaatattatttatagaaAGATACAACAAGAAGCATATAGTATTAAACGAAGCTAGCAAAGCCAAAGGCCTTCCATCTAATATGGCTTTTATATGCCTTACGATATAAGATTCCATCTAAAATAAATACATCTCACTTAGTTCCATCGTTACACCTAAGGGAGATGAAACAAGAGAGGTAAACCTCTTAAatgttagataattaattaaattacatTAAATGACAGAATTTTTAAGAGGGTGGCAGATGAGGAATCATAGTCATCCATAGTTTCTCTTGTATGCATCTGACATGCAAAAAGTAGATGAAAAGTTGGCCCATTAGGCTATTGTTGTTATTACAGAGGTTATGTACAAGAGTATGGAATAGAAGAAAAAACGACAGACAAGAAGAAGATAAGGATACTGCTGTGATCTGTTCTATGACTTCTGTCAGTAGATTCTCTGTTTTGTGGCTTCTCTCAATATGGTTCCTTCTTCCAAGAGGGTCAATGACTTGACAAAGGTGCCTGGTAGATTTAGCCCTACACTTCCCCCTGCCCAAGCCCCTAGATGACCAGTTAATTGACATAATGTAAATCAAGGTATAATAGATGTACACAAGATAGCAGAGAAGATAAACAAACTGGTGCACACATGTTCAGTTGGACTCAGCCAACTCCATTGTTAACAGACAGAATGTAAATCAAGGTATAATAGATGTACACAAGATAGCAGAGAAGATACAACAAACTGGTGTGCACATGTTGCCGGAAGTGGAGTAATGCTGATTTGCATGATTGAGGCAAATTATCAGTTCTCCTGCCCGCGATATCGGAATATGCTCTTTGATGCCATTCAATGTGTTTGCCTACTCATAATTCAATGGTCCCTTGACCTTTGATCAGAGATAATCTAACTacacagaaaaagaaaaaattagcaTGTAAAGAATATATATAGCTATTTTCTTAATACCTTATGGAAAAGGTTGTGCAGCCTGTTATACAGACATGACCGAGATTGCGCATATTCTTTTGGAGATTTCTAGGGCAACCAGCTGATTTGGGCAAGACAAGCACTTTTGAATATCAGTTTAAAATTGACAAATATAGAAAATTGATTATTATGTTATAAAAATCCTACAATGCAAGGCCCATTCATATTTTTAATGCTGATAAAGCAATATAGAGAGTTAAAAGCAATCATCTAAAAGCTTTTTCATATGTATGCAATGCAAAATAAATATTGTATAGCATATGATAGTAACGGCGTATTAAACCCCTAAAGTAACTAGCCTAGGaccgattttttttttaaaaaacaaaggCCTCAACCCGAAAACAAACTCTCCATGAAACATGGAACATGCCATTTTCATTCTCGCCAAGATTTTCCTTAAGGTGTCCACATCATCATCCAACTCTAGTAGACAGTGCAACATGTAATTGGAACTGGAGTTGGGAGTAAGAATTTGTTGTCATAATGTATaacaaaaaattaagataaaatcaGGTTTTTTTTACCTCTCTTttcaccaacaaaaaaaaaaaaggataaaattcTAATCACTGGGGTCATTTGTAACTTAAGATTTCATAATTCCAAATATCATTGCTGTGAAATCAGGATAACACAAGAGGGAGGAAGCTGGGTGACTTGGTCATTATTGCTGATTTGCTACTTTGCGAATTTATGAACTTATGCTTTACAGATTCAATGTTTCTTTTACCTTTTGATTATGTTATAATGAACCAAATAGGGGTGCTTTCCTAGAATACAACTTTTTCCAAAATAAGCTGGCCAAAACTGCAAATTTATGTTTCAGTCCTACATGCATGCTGTACTTTAGTTTCAGTTCACCAAACATCAAGACTGAAGATTGAAGCACTGAGCATCTTAATAGAATTTCCAAACAGACTGGTTAACACATGAGTTATAGAGGTCTGCCTCTTTCAGTTGATTCAAACATCATCCTAAGATGGAAGCGCACTAAGCGCACAATGGAAACTCTTAGAATAATCATTCCCAGTTGAGTCTTCCTAGAACATTGAATCTGATGCCATACCTCTCTTCTTGACTCAAAAGAAATATTGTATGACCAACCATTCTAATCAATATATGATGAATCAAAAAACCATGAACAAGGAAAAAACAAGATTCCACTAATAGCTACAGTAACGTGCACGCGGAGCAGGagggtaaaaattttaaaaatttaaaaaaaaaagataaaatgttGAATAAAAGCATGCAAATCAAATTAACGGTTGAATGGAATAGGCCGAGATATTGTTCTATCCCAAACTCGATCTTTTTGCCTGCATCATAATGAATATCAAACTTTGATTCTAAACTAGCTAACTTAAACAAACCAGAAAATCCAATAAAAAGACAATTTCGACATGCACTCCAATAAGCACTTTTCACCAACGACGAGAACATCGTAGATTATGACGGAGATTAAACCGGATAACTTTAGTTCTTGATTTCTTGATACTTCCAAATTTCCAATAGATGGTTACGTCTATTAATTAAAGAGTTCATAAGAGAAACATCGATCAAGAAACAAATAGAATTAATGACGAAACTTACGACTCCTTGAAGCCCTTGATACATGGGCTTCTTCCGATATATGATTTCTTGATACGTCGTCTATTAACTATAGATTTTTCATAAGAGAAAAATCGATCAAGAAACAAATAAAAGTAATAACAAAACTTTCGACTTCTTGAAGCCCTTGAATTCTTGGCTTCCTGCAACATATGATTTGTTAATACGTCTAGTAACCCAAGATTTTCCACCACGGAAAAATCGATGAAAAAGCAAATAAAATTAATGATAAAACTTACCACTTCTTGAGGTCCTTGATTTCTAGGGTTTTAGAAGCACGGGGAAAGAAGACGAGAGAATGGCAAACGCTACAGTTTTGTAGTCCTCCGCGGCAAGGATTCAACAGAGATCGGAGGAGGGAAATCGAGAGTGAAAAATAGAGGCCAAAAGGGAAAGCAAGAATGGAAGAGAGGCGAGGAAAATAGCGGGAACGAAAAACCGAACGCGTAAGTAAACAAACCGGACTCGCGAGTCTCTCCTCCCTCTGTAGTGGAGCCCAAGCGATCGCGACGCGTCGTATACGTCGGACAGTTGGACGCCGATAAGGCGGTGACGCTCTTCGACATAAACGATACGCCGCGTATACGCGAACCAGACGATGGCACAGTATTACGATTATTTACAAAAATCCAACGGTGCGTGTTAGATGTCAGTTTTATCGGCCGCTGAATCTCCCCTGCGGCTCACGTGATTGGCATCACCGAGGCATGCATatcatcattttatcaaaattgtataattaacatataatGACTTTAATTTTGGATTTATAAAACTCTTCAGCCTTTCACTCACGCATGATAGTTGtggttaataataattttataaaagaatTCATTTCCAGGGAACGTGGTATATGAAACCCATGCAGTTCTGTTTATGTAAAAGCTACCAAATTTTGGGTTTATAACAATTTAATGAATttgaataattaataaattaatgattatgtttatgattatatatatatatatatatatatatatatatatagcatataaTTGCTCAGTCTAACTATCTATAAAAAACATGATTACTGCAAGAATAATGATAGACTATTTCTAAAATTGtccattttcttttcttaatAGAACTAAGATAGGAGAAATTAAGCAACCCCCCGCAATGTGCTATGACAATTATTATCGCATTTGTCTGGCCAGAC contains the following coding sequences:
- the LOC105040535 gene encoding pseudo histidine-containing phosphotransfer protein 2 isoform X2, with translation MEHSSLQRQVAYGKKSLVDQGYLDEQFYELEELEDEASPNFVEEVVTLFFCDSSRLVANIEQALEKCPQDFRRLGSLAHQLKDSTTRCQGSFQKVKREHAILKQKLEAYFQLLRQTGPAARATCSGD
- the LOC105040535 gene encoding pseudo histidine-containing phosphotransfer protein 2 isoform X1, coding for MEHSSLQRQVAYGKKSLVDQGYLDEQFYELEELEDEASPNFVEEVVTLFFCDSSRLVANIEQALEKCPQDFRRLGSLAHQLKDSTTSIGALRVKNECTRFREYCDEENLQGCQGSFQKVKREHAILKQKLEAYFQLLRQTGPAARATCSGD